From a single Lolium rigidum isolate FL_2022 chromosome 7, APGP_CSIRO_Lrig_0.1, whole genome shotgun sequence genomic region:
- the LOC124676331 gene encoding probable carboxylesterase 18, producing MAGHVAREALRARVRAMPWTVRLQLRALEAGVDATQRRDGTINRFLFSLLVDRQAPANPARPDALGVRSVDASTAVRARVYFSSAPTPAETEPSPRPVIVYFHGGGFTYFSAATRPYDALCRTICRETGAVVVSVSYRLAPEHRFPAAYDDGEAALRYLATTGLPAEIPVRADLARCFLAGDSAGANIAHHVAQRWTAAATPPPIRLAGLLLLAAYFGGVDRTESELALEGVAPIVNLRRSDFWWKAFLPEGADRNHPAAHVTGEAGPEPELPEAFPPAMVVVGGLDPLQDYGRQYAAMLRRKGKEVRVVEFPDAVHAFYFFPVLPDTGKLVAEIKAFVESTAPEPIA from the coding sequence ATGGCCGGCCACGTCGCGCGTGAGGCCCTCCGGGCGCGCGTGCGGGCGATGCCCTGGacggtgcggctgcagctccgcGCGCTCGAGGCCGGCGTCGACGCCACGCAGCGCCGGGACGGCACCATCAACCGCTTCCTCTTCTCGCTGCTCGTCGACCGCCAGGCGCCCGCCAACCCCGCGCGCCCGGACGCGCTCGGCGTCCGCTCCGTCGACGCTTCCACCGCCGTGCGAGCCCGCGTCTACTTCTCCTCCGCGCCCACGCCCGCCGAGACAGAGCCCTCGCCGCGGCCCGTGATCGTTTACTTCCACGGCGGCGGCTTCACGTACTTCTCCGCGGCCACGCGCCCCTACGACGCGCTCTGCCGCACCATCTGCCGCGAGACCGGCGCCGTCGTCGTGTCCGTCAGCTACCGCCTCGCGCCCGAGCACCGCTTCCCCGCCGCAtacgacgacggcgaggccgcCCTCCGGTACCTCGCCACTACCGGCCTCCCCGCCGAGATACCCGTCCGCGCAGACCTCGCCCGCTGCTTCCTCGCCGGCGACAGCGCGGGCGCCAACATCGCGCACCACGTCGCGCAGCGCTGGACGGCGGCTGCCACGCCGCCACCCATCCGCCTCGCCGGCCTCCTGCTCCTTGCCGCCTACTTCGGGGGCGTGGACAGGACGGAGTCGGAGCTAGCTCTCGAGGGCGTGGCGCCGATCGTCAACCTCCGCCGGTCCGACTTCTGGTGGAAGGCGTTCCTGCCGGAGGGCGCCGACCGGAACCATCCGGCCGCGCACGTGACGGGTGAGGCTGGACCGGAACCGGAGCTGCCGGAGGCGTTCCCGCCGGCGATGGTTGTGGTCGGTGGGCTCGACCCTCTGCAGGACTACGGGCGGCAGTACGCCGCCATGCTGCGCCGGAAGGGGAAGGAGGTGCGGGTGGTGGAGTTCCCGGACGCCGTGCATGCCTTCTACTTCTTCCCGGTGCTGCCGGACACCGGCAAGCTCGTCGCCGAGATCAAGGCGTTCGTGGAGAGCACCgccccggagccgatcgcgtag